TTTTACATAATTTGCCCGGAGGCGGAATTGAACCACCGACACGGGGATTTTCAGTCCCCTGCTCTACCAACTGAGCTATCCGGGCTTATTTTATATTAAATCATTAAATATAAAACTTTGTCAATATTTTTCATTCTTAAAACTTCACTAATAACATTATTTATGTAATTTTTAATAAAAAATTGTTAAAAATATAAAAAATATATATTTATACTAAAAAAGTAATTTTTACCCTTGAAAGTTTTAAGAAAGATCCTTATATTTAAAATTAGGAACATACATTAAATTTACATTTTATATTAAAAAAATATTTATCAGGATTATTCACAGGAGCATTATCATATGAAAATTCGTCCATTGCATGATCGTGTGCTCATTAAACGTCAAGAAGTTGAATCAAAATCTGCAGGTGGCATTGTATTAACAGGTTCTGCTGCGGGAAAATCAACTCGTGGAACAGTTACAGCTATAGGTAAAGGACGTGTATTAGATAATGGAGAAATTAAACCATTAGATGTTAAAATTGGTGATGTTGTTATTTTTAATGAAGGTTATGGTGCAAAAACAGAAAAAATTGATAATGAAGAAGTGTTAATTTTAACTGAAAGTGACATTTTAGCAATTGTTGAAGAGTAATAAATAAACTATATGCTATATCCATTGAAAAATTTATTTAAGGGAATGTCAAAATGGCCGCTAAAGATGTAAAATTTGGAAATGAAGCTCGAATTAAAATGCTTCGTGGAGTAAATGTATTAGCAGATGCAGTAAAAGTAACTTTAGGTCCAAAAGGTAGAAATGTTGTGTTAGATAAATCTTTTGGAGCTCCTAGTATTACAAAAGATGGTGTATCTGTAGCTCGTGAAATTGAACTAGAAGATAAATTTGAAAATATGGGTGCTCAAATGGTAAAAGAAGTTGCATCAAAAGCAAATGATGCAGCAGGTGATGGTACCACAACAGCAACATTATTAGCACAATCTATAGTGAATGAAGGTTTAAAAGCAGTAGCAGCAGGTATGAATCCAATGGATCTTAAACGTGGAATTGATAAAGCTGTTATTAGTGCTGTAGAAGAATTAAAAAATCTATCCGTTCCATGTTCTGATTCTAAAGCTATTACACAAGTAGGAACTATTTCTGCTAATGCGGATGAAAAAGTTGGTTCTTTAATTGCAGAAGCAATGGAGAAAGTAGGTAATGATGGAGTTATTACGGTAGAAGAAGGCACTGGTCTTCAAGACGAGCTTGAAGTTGTAAAAGGAATGCAGTTTGATCGAGGTTATTTATCTCCGTATTTTATTAATAAGCCAGAAACTGGTATTGTGGAATTAGAAAATCCATATATTTTAATGGCTGATAAAAAAATATCTAATGTTCGTGAAATGTTACCAATATTAGAATCTGTTGCAAAATCAGGAAAACCGTTATTAATTATTTCAGAAGATTTAGAAGGTGAAGCGTTAGCAACTTTAGTTGTTAATTCTATGAGAGGTATTGTAAAAGTTGCAGCAGTTAAAGCTCCTGGATTTGGTGATCGTCGTAAAGCAATGTTACAAGATATTTCAATTCTTACTGGTGGTTCTGTTATTTCCGAAGAATTAGCTATGGAATTAGAAAAATCTACTTTAGAAGATTTAGGTCAAGCGAAACGTGTTGTTATTAATAAAGATACTACAACTATTATTGGTGGTTCAGGAGAAAAACACGCAATTCATAGTCGTATTAGTCAAATTCGACAAGAAGTTCAAGAAGCTACTTCTGATTATGATAAAGAAAAGCTAAATGAACGTTTAGCAAAATTATCAGGAGGAGTTGCAGTACTTAAAGTTGGAGCAGCTACAGAAGTAGAAATGAAAGAGAAAAAAGCTCGTGTTGAAGACGCATTGCATGCGACTCGTGCAGCTGTAGAAGAAGGTGTTGTTGCTGGTGGTGGTGTTGCGTTAGTACGTGTAGCAGGTAAAATATCTAATTTACGTGGTCAAAATGAAGATCAAAATGTAGGTATTCGAGTTGCTTTACGTGCGATGGAAGCACCATTACGTCAAATTGTTTCAAATTCAGGTGAAGAACCTTCTGTAGTTACTAATAATGTTAAAGATGGACACGGTAATTATGGTTATAATGCCGCTAGTGATCAATATGGTGACATGATAGAGTTTGGAATATTAGATCCTACTAAAGTTACACGTTCTGCTTTACAATACGCAGCTTCTGTCGCAGGTCTAATGATTACAACAGAATGTATGGTAACTGATTTACCAAAAGAAGATAAATCTTCTGATGCTAACACTGCTCCTGCGGGAGGAATGGGTGGTATGGGTGGAATGATGTAAGAAGAGATTAATTTTTTTCATAATTTTTAATTAATTTTCCAATATCTTTCCTCAGGTTTATTTTTCTGAGGAAAGTTTTAAAATTTATGAAAAAATTATATTTATTACTTTTTGTTTATTACAATGTACATTTTAAATATATATTAAGGTTAATATGGGATTTAGTAATCATTTTCGTTCAGGTTGTAAAATTATATTTGAACAAGAACCATGTGTAATAGAATCTAGTGAATTTGTAAAACCAGGTAAAGGTCAAGCATTTTTTCGAGTAAAAATGAGAAAATTATTAACAAAACAATTAATAGAAAAAACATTTAAATCTACAGCTTATTTAGAAATAGCAAATATTCAAGAATGTACTTTATCTTATTTATATAATAATGGTCGTTTTTGGTACTTTATGAAAAATAATACTTTTGAAGAATTATCAATAGAGAAAAGGATTATTGGAACTTATAGAAAATGGTTATTACCACAAGATATCTGTACTGTAACTTTTTGGAATAACAAACCTATTTCTATTTTACCTAAAAATTTTGTTAATCTTAAAGTAATAGATGTACAACCTGTAGCAAAAGGTAATACAGTAAATACTTCTGGCAGCACAAAATTAGCTAAATTAATTACCGGTGCTATTGTAAAAGTACCATTATTTATTCAGATCGGCTATATAATTAAAATAGATACAAGATCTGGTCAATATGTATCTCGACTTAAATAAAGAATGTTTTATTAATATTCATTTCCTTTAACATATTTTCTATAGCTATCCCATTCAAAAGTAAGCCATAAGCTATTACCCAAACGCATTCTATCAATAACTCTTTCACCTAATAAATTTTTCATCCCTTTATGATCTAAATTAGATAACATACCAGTAGAACGTTTAGATGATGATCTTCTATCGACTATTTGATTAATAATAACTTTTTCATAACGAGATTCAGTTTGCATGCCAATTTCATCAATCATTAACAAATCAACACTGCTAAGATTATGTAATAAATTCTCTTCAGTCATATTACTTGTTCCACTAAATGTACCTTTCATATTTGACATTAAATCAGCGACTGTAACAAGTAAAATGCTTTTACCATGTAGAATTAAATAATTTCCTATCGCTGATGCCAAGTGATTTTTTCCAGTACCAGGTTTACCTGAAAAAATAAAACTTGCAATATTTTCATTAAATTTTTCAGCATATTTTTTTGATGCTTTCAGTACTTTCCTTTGTCCATCGTGTTCAATTTTATAATTGTCAAATGAGCAATTCATATATAATTCTCGAATACCTGATCTTCCTAAAATACGTTGCATTTTCATCGCTTTATTTTCACGTAATATTGATTCAGAAGACAATCTCCCCTGTTCTTGATTCCAAGCTAACAAATCTTCATCATTATCAAATTTAGGTTTTATATTCTTAGGCATAAGACGTTGAAGACGTTTCAAGAATTCAGTAGAAAATGTCATTATTTACCTCGAAATCCATCTGGTATCGTTTGATCTGGTTTTGGTATATATGTTATGTCTCGTTTTTTATTTGGTGTATATTTAATAGATCGGCTTTTTTGTAAACTTCTAGCTAATTTTTGTTGCCATTGTATGTGATAAAAAAAACATCCTTCTGCTTGCCAGTAAGAGATAAAACAAGCAAGTTCAAATTCTGATACTGCTTCAGTTAATGTAATACCCCATAATGCTGCTTGACGTATAAAGTCTTTATCCGGAGTCCATTTTGGATGCATAGAAAATTTTTTATTTATATTATTTTTTTTTATATTCTCATAACCTATTGTTTTATATTTTAAATTAAATATTTTATTAAACATAATAGGAGTAATAACATAACAAATAGTTGAATTATTTTTTAAGATTTCTACAATTCCTGTATGTGAGTTATCTATTATTTTTTTAGGACTATGACAAAATGTATCAAGAGTTATTTTATTAGAAACTAGAATTTTCATAAATATTTTACCCGATATAATTTTAAATAATTTTACATTATTTTAGTTTATTAATTGTTTAATATACAACATACTAATATGAGTATTTTTTTATGAATCGACAATGTAAAGATAATATTGTATCTGATTTGTAGTTTTATATTTATATAAATTCCAATTTTTTGGTGTGGTAAGAGGTTCTTTTTTTTCTTGTTCAATATAAATTAACGAGTTTTTTTTTATCCACTTTTTATTTATTAATAAATTAATCGTTTTGTTTACTAATCCTTGATAATAGGGAGGATCAATAAAGATTATATCATATGGTTTTCCAGTTTTTTTTAACCAATAAAAAGTATTAGTATGTATGATTTTTATATTAGATATTTTTAATTGTTTGATATTTTTTTTAAGATTTAAAAATGTTTTTTTTTCTATTTCTAATAAAGTGGAAGATTCTGCATAATGAGATACGGCTTCGATACCTAGTGCTCCACTACCTGCAAAACAATCAAGACATTTTGCATTTTTAATATATTTAGATAGCCATGAAAATAATGTTTCTCTTATTCTATTAATAGTAGGACGCAAATGATCACAATTATTAAAAGATATTTTTCTACCTTTAAATTTTCCCGAACTAATATAAACTTTATTATTTTTTTTTAAAAAAGAATTATTCATATTATTAGATGATTTTTATTAATGACAGAATTTATTATGTTTTCAATCATAATGCTAATAAATATATTTTTTAATATTTTAAAAATACAATTTTTTATTTTTAAAATATTTTTTTAACTATGAAGGTACAGAATATGATTAATAGTAAAAAAGGTAGTTTTTTTTCTTGGTTAAGTTCTAAAATTAAAAAACAGAAAACAAAAAATATTATACAAGATAACAATGAAAAAAAAAATAATGATGATTATGATAATACAAAAATATATATTTCAGAAAATACTTTAATGCAAAATGGTAATATAATAAAAGAAGATAAATTAGAAGTATTGAATAATTGTAATAAAAAAATTATAAATGATATAAATCATAATAATATTATAAAAAAAAGTTTTTTTTCGCGTTTGAAAAGGGGGTTAAAAAAAACAAAACAATTTTTCAATGATAGTATTAATAATATTTTTTTATCAAAAACTATAGATGATGTTCTTTTTGAAGAATTAGAAGAAAAAATGTTACTTGCTGATATTGGAATTAATACTACTCATCGAATTATTAATAATTTAATTGCAGATGTTAATCGTCAAGATTTAAAAAGTTCTGAAAAACTTTATTTTTTATTAAAGCAAAATATGTATAATATTTTAAAAACAGTAGAAGTTCCCTTAAAAATTTCTAGATATCAGCCTTTTGTAATTTTAGTAGTAGGAGTTAATGGTGCTGGAAAAACGACTACTGTAAGCAAGTTAGCAAAAAAATATAAATCTGAAGGAAAGTCTGTTATGTTAGCTGCTGCGGATACATTTAGAGCTGCAGGGATAGAACAATTACAAATATTAGGTAAATTAAATAGCATACCAGTAATAGCGCAACATTCTGGTTCTGATCCGGCGGCAGTAATATTTGATGCAATAAAATCAGCAAAATCAAAAAAAATAGATGTATTAATTATTGATACGGCTGGAAGGTTACATAATAAATTACATTTAATTGAAGAATTAAAAAAGATAGTTCGAGTTATTAAAAAAATAGATATATCTGCACCACATGAAAAAATGTTAATTGTTGATTCTTGCAATGGACAAAATACTATACAACAAACAGAAATATTTCATCGTGCGTTAAATTTAACTGGTATTGTAATTACTAAATTAGATGGAACTGCAAAAGGAGGAGTTATTTTTTCTTTAGCAGATCAATTTAAAATTCCAATTCGTTATATTGGCATCGGTGAAGATTCAAAAGATTTAGGTGTATTTAACAGTCAAGATTTTATTCAATCTTTGTTTACAAAAAAAGAAAATATAATTAAATAATATTATTTTATAATAAAAATTGTATTAATCATCTAATATAAATTTTTGATTTATATTTTTAATTACAGTATTATATATGCGTCCCACATGTTAATAATTCAGTATGTATAATTCATTGATGCGGGAATTAAAATGATTGAAAAAGTACAGATTTTGTCTGTAACACCACCAAGTAATTTAGATGCTTATATTAGAATAGCTAATTTATGGCCAATGCTTTCAATTGAAGAGGAAAAAAAATTAACTAAACGATTACGTTATGATAGTGATTTAG
The DNA window shown above is from Buchnera aphidicola (Macrosiphoniella sanborni) and carries:
- a CDS encoding co-chaperone GroES, with translation MKIRPLHDRVLIKRQEVESKSAGGIVLTGSAAGKSTRGTVTAIGKGRVLDNGEIKPLDVKIGDVVIFNEGYGAKTEKIDNEEVLILTESDILAIVEE
- the groL gene encoding chaperonin GroEL (60 kDa chaperone family; promotes refolding of misfolded polypeptides especially under stressful conditions; forms two stacked rings of heptamers to form a barrel-shaped 14mer; ends can be capped by GroES; misfolded proteins enter the barrel where they are refolded when GroES binds) encodes the protein MAAKDVKFGNEARIKMLRGVNVLADAVKVTLGPKGRNVVLDKSFGAPSITKDGVSVAREIELEDKFENMGAQMVKEVASKANDAAGDGTTTATLLAQSIVNEGLKAVAAGMNPMDLKRGIDKAVISAVEELKNLSVPCSDSKAITQVGTISANADEKVGSLIAEAMEKVGNDGVITVEEGTGLQDELEVVKGMQFDRGYLSPYFINKPETGIVELENPYILMADKKISNVREMLPILESVAKSGKPLLIISEDLEGEALATLVVNSMRGIVKVAAVKAPGFGDRRKAMLQDISILTGGSVISEELAMELEKSTLEDLGQAKRVVINKDTTTIIGGSGEKHAIHSRISQIRQEVQEATSDYDKEKLNERLAKLSGGVAVLKVGAATEVEMKEKKARVEDALHATRAAVEEGVVAGGGVALVRVAGKISNLRGQNEDQNVGIRVALRAMEAPLRQIVSNSGEEPSVVTNNVKDGHGNYGYNAASDQYGDMIEFGILDPTKVTRSALQYAASVAGLMITTECMVTDLPKEDKSSDANTAPAGGMGGMGGMM
- the efp gene encoding elongation factor P — its product is MGFSNHFRSGCKIIFEQEPCVIESSEFVKPGKGQAFFRVKMRKLLTKQLIEKTFKSTAYLEIANIQECTLSYLYNNGRFWYFMKNNTFEELSIEKRIIGTYRKWLLPQDICTVTFWNNKPISILPKNFVNLKVIDVQPVAKGNTVNTSGSTKLAKLITGAIVKVPLFIQIGYIIKIDTRSGQYVSRLK
- the dnaC gene encoding DNA replication protein DnaC, whose protein sequence is MTFSTEFLKRLQRLMPKNIKPKFDNDEDLLAWNQEQGRLSSESILRENKAMKMQRILGRSGIRELYMNCSFDNYKIEHDGQRKVLKASKKYAEKFNENIASFIFSGKPGTGKNHLASAIGNYLILHGKSILLVTVADLMSNMKGTFSGTSNMTEENLLHNLSSVDLLMIDEIGMQTESRYEKVIINQIVDRRSSSKRSTGMLSNLDHKGMKNLLGERVIDRMRLGNSLWLTFEWDSYRKYVKGNEY
- the dnaT gene encoding primosomal protein DnaT gives rise to the protein MKILVSNKITLDTFCHSPKKIIDNSHTGIVEILKNNSTICYVITPIMFNKIFNLKYKTIGYENIKKNNINKKFSMHPKWTPDKDFIRQAALWGITLTEAVSEFELACFISYWQAEGCFFYHIQWQQKLARSLQKSRSIKYTPNKKRDITYIPKPDQTIPDGFRGK
- the rsmD gene encoding 16S rRNA (guanine(966)-N(2))-methyltransferase RsmD → MNNSFLKKNNKVYISSGKFKGRKISFNNCDHLRPTINRIRETLFSWLSKYIKNAKCLDCFAGSGALGIEAVSHYAESSTLLEIEKKTFLNLKKNIKQLKISNIKIIHTNTFYWLKKTGKPYDIIFIDPPYYQGLVNKTINLLINKKWIKKNSLIYIEQEKKEPLTTPKNWNLYKYKTTNQIQYYLYIVDS
- the ftsY gene encoding signal recognition particle-docking protein FtsY: MINSKKGSFFSWLSSKIKKQKTKNIIQDNNEKKNNDDYDNTKIYISENTLMQNGNIIKEDKLEVLNNCNKKIINDINHNNIIKKSFFSRLKRGLKKTKQFFNDSINNIFLSKTIDDVLFEELEEKMLLADIGINTTHRIINNLIADVNRQDLKSSEKLYFLLKQNMYNILKTVEVPLKISRYQPFVILVVGVNGAGKTTTVSKLAKKYKSEGKSVMLAAADTFRAAGIEQLQILGKLNSIPVIAQHSGSDPAAVIFDAIKSAKSKKIDVLIIDTAGRLHNKLHLIEELKKIVRVIKKIDISAPHEKMLIVDSCNGQNTIQQTEIFHRALNLTGIVITKLDGTAKGGVIFSLADQFKIPIRYIGIGEDSKDLGVFNSQDFIQSLFTKKENIIK